The Impatiens glandulifera chromosome 8, dImpGla2.1, whole genome shotgun sequence genome includes a window with the following:
- the LOC124911461 gene encoding ER membrane protein complex subunit 3, translated as MAEDLVLDTAIRDWVLIPLSVVMVLIGILRYFVSKLMRSSQTPDAKVVKEGQIIVRARNLRAAANFIPAKSFRARKLYYSNEENGLLFVPKGQAQNAQAQMFSDPNMAMDMMKKNLSMIIPQTLTFAWVNFFFSGFVAAKIPFPLTQRFRSMLQNGIDLSTVNVSYVSSRSWYFLNLFGLRGLFSLILGEENAMDDTQRMMQMGGFGFDPSKSLSAEKDGLDIVQHEWAMPKFEQRAEAVLRKLVN; from the exons atGGCGGAAGATCTAGTTCTTGATACAGCCATCAGAGATTGGGTATTGATACCTCTTTCAGTGGTTATGGTTCTCATCGGGATCCTTCGTTACTTTGTTTCCAAGCTCATGCGTTCTTCTCAGACACCCGATGCCAAAGTCGTAAAAGAAGG GCAGATCATTGTTAGGGCTAGAAATCTGCGTGCTGCCGCCAATTTCATTCCTGCTAAATCCTTTCGCGCTCGGAAGCTGTACTACAGTAACGAG GAAAACGGGTTGCTTTTTGTCCCCAAAGGCCAGGCACAGAATGCACAGGCACAAATGTTTTCTGACCCAAACATGGCAATGGACATGATGAAGAAGAACCTTTCGATGATTATACCCCAG ACTCTTACTTTTGCTTGGGTCAACTTTTTCTTCTCCGGATTTGTGGCAG CAAAGATACCATTCCCTTTAACTCAAAGATTTAGGTCAATGCTACAAAATGGTATTGACCTGAGCACTGTGAATGTAAGCTATGTTAGCAGCCGATCATG GTATTTCCTCAATCTTTTTGGACTAAGGGGACTGTTTAGTCTCATCTTAGGAGAAGAGAATG CTATGGATGATACTCAACGAATGATGCAGATGGGTGGATTTGGATTTGATCCCTCAAAG AGTTTAAGTGCCGAGAAAGATGGCCTGGACATAGTTCAGCACGAATGGGCTATGCCGAAATTCGAGCAACGAGCTGAAGCAGTTTTGCGGAAACTTGTCAACTGA
- the LOC124912887 gene encoding maternal protein pumilio-like has product MVAAIPPYNFHHRSNNNNSIDMNLPRDIATVAEDPTQSQSLQDLLEMSPLATSQIMIERLSDNIHNLMNLPRDIATVAEDPTQSQSLQDLLEMSPLATSQIMIERLSDNIHNLMNLPRDIATVAEDPTQSQSLQDLLEMSPLATSQIMIERLSDNIHNLMITQHGQSLFFKLIENCNPNQLNQIVTNLGQMIPNVALEIYGNFVMQTTVQFLGMEVGEYVCARLKGQYVALSITKNGSHLVEKCIRYNPRGIFYLVEDLLEDPKTLMKVAQQEFGNFVVQSALELTQNQPENEVEDLHMRLYATLEYEFSQAINITKYGLYVTKCMKKITRVFI; this is encoded by the exons ATGGTTGCCGCGATTCCTCCATACAACTTTCACCATcgtagtaataataataattctattgATATGAATCTACCACGAGATATAGCGACGGTTGCTGAAGATCCAACTCAGTCGCAAAGTTTACAAGATCTTTTGGAGATGAGTCCCTTGGCCACATCACAAATTATGATCGAACGACTTTCTGATAATATCCATAACCTTATGAATCTACCACGAGATATAGCGACGGTTGCTGAAGATCCAACTCAGTCGCAAAGTTTACAAGATCTTTTGGAGATGAGTCCCTTGGCCACATCACAAATTATGATCGAACGACTTTCTGATAATATCCATAACCTTATGAATCTACCACGAGATATAGCGACGGTTGCTGAAGATCCAACTCAGTCGCAAAGTTTACAAGATCTTTTGGAGATGAGTCCCTTGGCCACATCACAAATTATGATCGAACGACTTTCTGATAATATCCATAACCTTATGATTACTCAACATGGCCAAAGCTTATTCTTCAAACTGATTGAAAATTGCAACCCTAATCAGCTCAACCAAATTGTGACCAATTTGGGTCAGATGATCCCTAATGTTGCCTTAGAGATATATGg AAACTTTGTCATGCAGACTACGGTACAATTTCTAGGTATGGAAGTAGGTGAATATGTATGTGCACGCCTAAAAGGCCAATACGTTGCATTATCGATTACGAAGAATGGTAGTCATTTGGTAGAGAAATGCATCAGATACAATCCTCGAGGGATATTCTATCTTGTTGAAGATCTATTGGAAGATCCTAAAACACTAATGAAAGTTGCTCAACAAGAGTTTGGTAACTTCGTTGTCCAAAGTGCACTTGAACTCACTCAg AATCAACCAGAAAATGAGGTAGAAGATCTTCATATGCGTCTCTATGCAACTCTAGAATATGAGTTTTCACAAGCCATAAACATTACCAAGTACGGGTTATATGTGACTAAGTGTATGAAAAAGATTACGAGAGTctttatctaa
- the LOC124912573 gene encoding uncharacterized protein LOC124912573, which produces MANGIPMRFKRMSTVSESSGSEHSPEGSMNLSDLVNSFIEREAENNEDDIELSESETEIHSYSAMKMELRSLLGNNHQFKEEIQAEICDLIGSSSSERKRILMNRLRNRGFDAGLCKSKWERTGKHPSGSYDYIDIKTSDNRYIVEIDIGNEFSIARQSKPYSSLLDLFPSILVIKADDLKKIVKLMSKAMKNSLYSVEMSIPPWRTNGYMKAKWFSAFKRTINESPLQKGSYLVPATKRRSDGFEPVPLIVFKDCNCRKNLGGGRVGQLALALNSPAIYL; this is translated from the exons ATGGCGAACGGGATTCCGATGAGATTTAAGAGGATGTCGACGGTCTCTGAGAGCAGCGGCAGCGAACACTCGCCGGAAGGGTCGATGAATCTCTCCGATTTGGTCAATTCGTTCATCGAGAGAGAGGCAGAGAATAATGAAGATGATATAGAATTGAGTGAATCAGAGACAGAAATCCATTCATATTCCGCCATGAAGATGGAATTAAGAAGCTTATTGGGAAACAACCATCAATTTAAAGAAGAAATACAAGCAGAGATTTGTGATTTGATTGGAAGTTCTTCATCAGAAAGAAAACGCATTTTGATGAACAGATTGCGTAACAGAGGATTTGATGCAG GTCTCTGCAAATCGAAATGGGAAAGAACAGGAAAACACCCATCAGGATCATATGATTACATAGACATCAAAACATCCGACAATCGCTACATAGTTGAAATCGACATTGGAAATGAATTCTCAATTGCTCGACAATCGAAACCATACAGTTCATTATTGGATCTTTTTCCTTCAATATTGGTCATCAAGGCGGATGATTTGAAGAAGATAGTGAAATTGATGAGCAAAGCAATGAAGAATTCTTTGTACAGTGTGGAAATGTCAATACCACCTTGGCGAACCAATGGGTATATGAAAGCCAAATGGTTTAGTGCGTTTAAGCGAACCATTAACGAGTCCCCATTACAAAAAGGGTCGTATTTAGTTCCTGCGACTAAGCGAAGATCAGATGGATTTGAGCCGGTGCCACTGATTGTGTTCAAAGACTGCAATTGTAGAAAGAATTTGGGTGGTGGAAGAGTAGGACAACTAGCTTTGGCACTCAACAGTCCTGCAATATATCTTTAG
- the LOC124911160 gene encoding uncharacterized protein LOC124911160, giving the protein MKPMLGLGCIKNAFKKGLNNYHAKYIMTDSIVPLYHVCFGGMIFSYLVVLPEELRHLEHQKQHAKEH; this is encoded by the coding sequence ATGAAACCAATGTTGGGACTAGGTTGTATCAAGAATGCATTCAAGAAAGGCTTAAACAACTACCATGCCAAATACATCATGACCGATTCAATCGTGCCTCTTTATCATGTCTGCTTCGGCGGAATGATCTTCTCCTATCTCGTTGTATTGCCCGAGGAACTTCGCCATCTCGAGCACCAAAAACAACATGCCAAAGAACATTGA
- the LOC124912888 gene encoding uncharacterized membrane protein At1g16860-like produces the protein MVSSKIISHQLSNGLYVSGQPEQLKARSPTMAAREVPYTGGDIKKSRELGKMFDICNSSDQLTPIKKTLLPSSSFPQKIDNGYGSGYGSPGGTKSARNSGPLLSPIQKTGLITSSPLGTCRPGQFDSNVGSSSKPVYGSSVTNLVEEMKIGFKVSKLVICFLVVLMVMGLMVGAFLMVVFDEPVFLTGFGGILALVIMALIWNFCWKKKGLLGFLKNYPNSDLRGAIDGQYVKISGIVTCGNIPLETSFRKVSRCVYISTELKEYKGKDGKSANPKHKSFSWGCRYVERYVTDFYVSDFQTGLRALVKAGSGAKVVVLVEDKWVFDANKEENRELSPSFLCWLADRNLSSDDRVMRLEEGYINEGSTVSVMGVIRRQGNVIMIVPSIEPLSTGCQWTRCLLPTYTKGMVLMCHENHTNNVISV, from the exons ATGGTTTCTTCTAAAATCATCTCTCACCAGCTAAGCAATGGCCTCTACGTATCGGGTCAACCCGAACAGCTCAAAGCCCGATCGCCAACAATGGCGGCGCGTGAAGTTCCGTACACCGGCGGCGACATCAAGAAGTCTAGAGAACTTGGCAAAATGTTCGACATCTGCAATTCCTCCGATCAACTCACGCCTATTAAGAAAACATTACTGCCATCATCCTCTTTTCCCCAAAAAATTGACAACGGATACGGATCCGGTTACGGATCTCCAGGAGGAACCAAATCTGCCAGGAACTCAGGTCCGCTATTGTCACCAATTCAGAAAACCGGTCTCATCACGTCAAGTCCGTTGGGTACTTGCCGACCCGGTCAGTTCGATTCAAATGTCGGGTCAAGTAGCAAACCGGTTTACGGTTCATCTGTGACGAACTTGGTTGAGGAGATGAAGATTGGGTTTAAGGTGTCTAAACTGgtaatatgttttttagttGTATTGATGGTGATGGGTTTGATGGTTGGAGCTTTTTTAATGGTGGTATTTGATGAACCCGTATTTTTAACCGGGTTTGGGGGAATTTTGGCTTTGGTTATAATGGCATTGATTTGGAATTTCTGTTGGAAGAAGAAAGGTTTATTAGGGTTCTTGAAAAATTACCCAAATTCTGATTTGCGAGGCGCCATTGATGGACAATATGTGAAGATTTCAGGG ATAGTGACATGCGGCAATATTCCACTCGAAACATCGTTTAGAAAGGTGTCGAGATGCGTATACATTTCGACAGAATTAAAAGAGTACAAAGGAAAGGATGGGAAGTCAGCAAACCCTAAGCACAAATCCTTCTCGTGGGGATGTAGATATGTTGAG AGATACGTGACTGATTTCTATGTATCCGATTTCCAAACCGGGTTAAGAGCTTTAGTAAAAGCTGGTTCTGGTGCTAAGGTTGTTGTACTTGTTGAAGACAAATGGGTGTTTGATGCGAATAAGGAAGAAAATCGAGAATTATCGCCAAGTTTTCTATGTTGGCTCGCGGATCGCAACCTTTCAAGTGATGATCGGGTGATGCGCCTCGAAGAAGGGTACATTAACGAAGGGAGCACCGTTAGTGTAATGGGTGTGATCAGACGCCAAGGAAATGTTATCATGATTGTCCCCTCGATTGAGCCATTGTCAACTGGTTGTCAATGGACCCGATGTCTTCTTCCAACCTATACCAAAGGAATGGTCTTGATGTGTCATGAAAACCATACCAACAATGTGATTTCAGTGTAG